One Caldisalinibacter kiritimatiensis DNA segment encodes these proteins:
- a CDS encoding MutS-related protein, which yields MQFLINDSVRESIDFDYVLNKVEVITPYGKEYKRKLQPFMPGDEEKLRDEFNRLEKIIKFIKEKPTIFTQLKNNFYHIKDLRNTIARCIGGYTLTVVELFEIKQFVFFIKEIHNSLLQLRWDIPEDINVMRILEIEKLLDPEGKGIKTFYIYDDYSDELTEIRKSKRDIEKEIKLKKKKIREELKKELKINIRPDNQVIVNKSDSDVIERLNNHPSFVYCSENYMNITFRVKHTQDIDELESSLEELKKEEEQEELKIRQYLSENIAKYEKEIYKNINAIAKLDFTVAKAYMAMAIGGVKPIITDHNTIEISEGRHLKVEERLNKQGKKFTPISVKLNKGVTCITGANMGGKTVSLKLIGLLVTMVQYGFYVPCTKIQMSLRDFVYISVGDNQSSDMGLSTFGAEINSIQKAIKNSYKKGLILIDELARGTNPEEGYAISKGVVNYLKDKSSITVITTHYDNVANIDKVVHLQVIGLSNVDYERLKEELYTNNKLGIDVISKYMDYRLKRVTTSKEVPKDAINIARLMGLDERILKDAEKILSH from the coding sequence ATGCAATTTCTTATAAATGATTCGGTTAGAGAAAGTATAGATTTTGATTATGTATTGAATAAAGTAGAAGTAATTACTCCCTATGGTAAAGAATATAAAAGAAAATTACAGCCTTTTATGCCTGGGGATGAAGAGAAATTACGAGATGAATTCAATAGATTAGAAAAGATTATTAAGTTTATTAAAGAAAAGCCTACAATTTTCACTCAATTAAAGAATAATTTTTATCACATCAAAGATTTAAGAAATACCATTGCTAGGTGTATTGGGGGATATACACTTACAGTAGTAGAGTTATTTGAAATAAAGCAGTTTGTATTTTTTATAAAGGAAATACATAATAGCTTATTACAGCTTAGATGGGATATACCTGAAGATATAAACGTTATGAGAATTTTAGAGATAGAAAAATTATTAGACCCTGAAGGAAAAGGGATAAAGACATTTTATATTTATGATGATTATTCAGATGAGCTAACAGAGATAAGAAAATCTAAAAGAGATATAGAAAAGGAAATAAAATTAAAGAAAAAAAAGATAAGGGAAGAATTAAAGAAGGAATTAAAAATTAATATAAGACCAGATAATCAAGTTATAGTAAATAAATCCGATAGTGATGTTATTGAGCGGCTAAATAATCATCCTAGTTTTGTGTATTGCTCAGAAAATTATATGAATATTACTTTTCGTGTCAAGCATACTCAAGATATAGATGAACTTGAAAGTAGCTTAGAGGAACTTAAAAAGGAAGAGGAGCAGGAAGAATTAAAAATAAGACAGTATCTTTCAGAAAATATAGCTAAATATGAAAAAGAAATATATAAGAATATAAATGCAATAGCAAAACTAGATTTTACAGTAGCAAAAGCATATATGGCAATGGCAATAGGGGGAGTAAAGCCGATAATTACGGACCATAATACTATAGAAATATCAGAGGGAAGACATCTAAAGGTAGAGGAGCGGCTTAATAAGCAGGGTAAGAAATTTACACCTATTAGTGTTAAGTTAAATAAAGGTGTTACTTGCATTACAGGAGCTAATATGGGGGGCAAGACCGTTTCATTGAAGTTAATAGGTTTATTAGTCACTATGGTACAATACGGATTTTATGTACCTTGTACTAAAATCCAAATGTCATTACGTGACTTTGTGTATATATCTGTAGGAGATAACCAATCATCGGATATGGGGCTAAGTACCTTTGGAGCCGAGATTAATTCAATTCAGAAAGCAATAAAAAATAGTTATAAAAAGGGACTTATACTTATAGATGAATTGGCAAGGGGAACAAATCCTGAAGAGGGTTATGCAATCTCTAAAGGAGTAGTAAATTATTTAAAAGATAAAAGTAGTATAACAGTTATAACTACTCATTATGACAATGTAGCAAATATTGATAAAGTAGTACATTTACAAGTAATAGGTCTTTCAAATGTGGATTATGAAAGGCTAAAGGAAGAGTTATACACAAATAATAAGTTAGGCATAGACGTTATATCTAAATATATGGACTATAGATTAAAAAGGGTAACTACGTCTAAAGAAGTACCTAAAGATGCTATAAATATAGCACGACTTATGGGACTTGATGAAAGAATACTTAAAGATGCAGAAAAGATATTATCACATTAA